The region CTTCATGGTGGAACCGGGCTGGCGGATCATCTGGGTGGCGTAGTTCATCTGCTCGATGTTGAAATCGCGCCCTTCAATCATGCCGAGAATCGCGCCGGTCTTGTTGTTGATCATCATACCGGCCGTCTGTTCCTTGCCTCTGGCTTTGCTGTCCTTGGTGAAATTACTGCTGTCATCCGAGATGCTGTGCATCGCACTGTACACTTTCTTGTCAATGGTGGTGTACACCCGGTAGCCGCCGGTCATTAACTGCTGGCGTGCTTCCTCCAGCGCTTGGGCGGAATCGGCAGCAGAGGCCGCCTTGTCTGCCGTATCCTGGTTCAGCTTCAGCAGGATCTCGGACGCTTTGCGTTCGGTCTCCATCATGAGATAAGGGAAGGTGGCATAGGCCTTCTTGGTATGCGGTGCAAGAGAGCTCTTGATGTCGAAGAGCAGGGCCTCGTCGTACTGGGATGTAGTAATTTTGTTCTCCTCCAGCATCCGCCGTAAGACCAGCTTCTGGCGGTCCATTGCCCGGCCGAAGGCCGTTTCGTTGAATTCGCCTACGCCGTTGAACGCAGAATACTTGGAGGGGAGCTGCGGCAAGCCGGCGAGATACGCCGCCTGGGCCACGTTCAGCTTCTCCAGATCATCCAGGCCGAAGATGCCTTTGGCGGCGGCCTTGATACCGAATACATTATAGCCGTTGGAACCGTTCCCGAAAGGAACCTTATTTAAATAAGCTGTTAAAATTTCCTGCTTGGACAAGAAACGTTCCAGCCGCAGGGACAGCAGAATTTCCTTCACCTTGCGGTCTTCCGTGCGGTCCAGGTTCAGGAACACGCGCCGTGCAAGCTGCTGGGTCAGGGTGCTGCCCCCGGTCTGAACAGATTCATTCAGTACCTTTTGCTTAACGGCCCGCAGGGTGCCGCTGAAATCCACCCCTTTATGATTGTAGAAATTATTGTCCTCTATAGCGAGAACGGCATCAATCACAAGCTGCGGAATATCGTTGAATTCAATAAGTCTGCGGTCTTCTTCTGTGCGGAGCTGGCCGATCGGCTGTCCGTCACTGAAATAGGCAAAGCCGGTAATGGCGTTCAGCCCAACCTGCTGCTGGATTAATTCTTCGGGCCGTACCGGATCGTCCTTCACTATTGAAGTGACGTAGCCGGCTACAGCGCCGCCGGCGAACAGGCAGCCGAGTATACCGAGTATGAACATCCACTTCACAACTGAACCGAACCTGCGGAGCCAGGATCTGCGCGGTGGACGCTGTTTTGCGGTCTTCTTTTTCTTCTCCTCAACCATCGACGATAATCCTCCTTTTAACGGAACTATTATAGCACAATTTGGCGATTTTGAATGCGCTTCTGCCGCAGAGGATTTTTAAAATAACCCCACCAAGCGGGGACTTCAGCTTCGATGATGACTCGGATTCATAAAAAAAGCTCCCGGATAGAAATCCGGGAGCTTTGATCAGATTCCGCTGTAAGCGAATCTTAACGGTTGTAGAATTCGACGATTTGCTTCTCATCGATATCCTGGGACAGCTCGGCACGTTCTGGCAGACGAAGGAATTTACCTTCGAATGATCCGTCAGCATATTCCAGGTAAGCCGGAAGGTGGTTGCGGTTCTCGAGAGCTTCCTTGATCGAAGTCATAGCACGGCTTCTTTCGCGAAGTCCGATAACGTCGCCAATGCTTACACGGAAAGAAGCGATGTCGACTTTTTTACCGTTAACGGTTACGTGGCCATGGGATACCAACTGGCGTGCGCCTGCACGGGAGTTAGCGAATCCAAGACGGTAAACCAGGTTGTCCAGACGGCTTTCGAGCAGGAACATGAAGTTTTCGCCCGCAATACCCTGGAGCTTTTGTGCCTTAGTGAAAAGAGTTTTAAACTGCTTTTCGCCCAGGCCGTACATGTGGCGCAGTTTTTGTTTTTCCAAAAGCTGCATTCCGTAGTTACTTACTTTTCTGCGTTGGTTAGCGCCGTGCTGTCCTGGTGGGAATGGGCGTTTCAGGTCTTTGCCTGTACCGCTAAGGGAAATGCCCAGACGGCGGCTGAGTTTGAATTTAGGTCCGGTGTAACGTGCCATATTATAGTAGACTCCTTTTAATGAAAAAAATTTATTGTAGGGCCTATTTGCGCCGCAATTCGTATCCGTGAAAGCGTTAAATGGTTTCACACTGCCGAGGGAAGTTCAGCCGCTGCCCTGGCAGTAACGAAATGCGTAGAGGGTGACACAACGTTACGCCCAATAAGACTTGTTACAGTCTTGTTCAACAATAAATATTATATGAAAATGGCAGGCAAAGTCAAGCGCAACTTAAAAGAGTTTTTGTCTATCTTTGTCGTTAGTTCTTTGGTCCTAAAAAAAATCCCGGTTTTGCGGAAAATATAATGCAATACCGCAAGAAAGGGAGTAAAATATAACTAATTGGATGTTATCGGAAAACTGTGATTTCAAAATATCCTGACTATATTTACGCTGGATTGGTAATGTCTCTACTATAGAATCAGGGGCCTACTCCGGTCTGGCCTGATTGAAGATGCAAAGGAGGTCCTCTTTATGTCAGAGCAGGAGGCATACGGCCATAAGGATCGGGACGGTCGTATGCTGTTACAGGACATGAGGCAATCCGGCGGAGAGTATGAAGATCCCGCCGCCTGGCTGAAGGAGACGGATATCGTGTCTCACGATTTCCCCTACGCCGCCAGCTTGATTGCCGAGAGTTTCAGGGAATGGCAAGGACAGGGAGTCCCCTCCTTCGCGAAGACCTGGAGCTGGTGTGTGCTGAATTATGAAGGTGATTGGATTGAGCCCGGCTCTGAACTCCGGCAGGGGCGCTGGAGTTCAGAGTGGGAAGAAGCGGCGGGAATCTGCCTGCAGACAGGCGGGATGTATGCTGCCGAGGTTCTGGAGGAAGGACAAGCCTATACCCATCTGGCTTTGCCGGTATTTACGCGCGGGCACCGGGAAATATTTGCCGTGCTTGGCTGCAGAATGCCTGCGGAGCAGTATGAGTCGGGAGGGAAGCATACGGCTGAAGCCATGTCGATGCATTTCCAGACCTGCTTTTATCACCGGTTTGAGCATGTGTTTGTCTCGGATCTTGCGGGGATTCATCTGCATGCCGAGCGTGAGGGCAGCCGCCGTTCGCTGCTTTTTCAGATTG is a window of Paenibacillus sp. FSL H3-0469 DNA encoding:
- the rpsD gene encoding 30S ribosomal protein S4, encoding MARYTGPKFKLSRRLGISLSGTGKDLKRPFPPGQHGANQRRKVSNYGMQLLEKQKLRHMYGLGEKQFKTLFTKAQKLQGIAGENFMFLLESRLDNLVYRLGFANSRAGARQLVSHGHVTVNGKKVDIASFRVSIGDVIGLRERSRAMTSIKEALENRNHLPAYLEYADGSFEGKFLRLPERAELSQDIDEKQIVEFYNR